Sequence from the uncultured Flavobacterium sp. genome:
TCATTTTGGAAACATTCTATAAAAACAACATTGAAAATTCTCCATTAAAAAAAGAAATTCCAACAATTGAATCTCTATCCAAAATTGGAATTATAGGAAGTAAGGCAGAAAGTAAAAATCTGCCTTATGATGAACTTGTTAGATACATTAAGACTACTCCACATAATGAGGATGTGCTAAAAATTGCATCAATTGCTTTTATAAAAGCTTCGGATGCACAACAAATGAATCCAGATTGGAAATTTGGAGCTATCGAAATTATGTCAACTAAAGACCGATAATCTATCCCAACCAGGCTTTAAAATCCTGTACTTTTTCTCGGCTTACAATTACCTCATCTTCTTTATAAGTTGGTAGAATAACTTTAAGGCGAGAATTGGTATAAACCTGAATTTCTTTTATTGCCGTAAGCGGAACAATATATTTTCTGCTTACGCGAAAGAAATCTTTCATGTCTAATTCCTGCTCCAGAACTTCTAAAGTCGAATCTATTAGATAGTTTCTATTATCGAAAGTATGAATGTATGTTCCTTTATTTTCACTAAAAAAACATTCTATTTCTTCTGTTGTTATAACTTTTAAATGCTGTCCGATTTTAACTGTAAATCGCTTTTTAAAATTTTTCTCGAAAGGATTTGACAACATTCTGCGAATTTCTTCAAAATCAGCCTGAAGATTCTGTGTTTCTGAATTTAATTTAGGAATTCGGGTTTTGAATTTTGTAACGGCAACTTCCAAATCATCTTCATCAATTGGTTTCAAAAGATAATCAATGCTGTTTAGTTTAAAAGCTTTTAACGCATATTCATCATAAGCAGTTGTGAAAATAATAGCGCTTTGAATGTCTATTTTTTCAAAAATCTCAAACGACAAACCATCTGATAACTGAATATCAAGGAAAATTAAATCGGGATGTTGGTTATTTGTAAACCAATGAATGGA
This genomic interval carries:
- a CDS encoding LytTR family DNA-binding domain-containing protein, with the translated sequence MTTLIIEDEKPAARLLQRKLEKLDIAVETMLHSVEESIHWFTNNQHPDLIFLDIQLSDGLSFEIFEKIDIQSAIIFTTAYDEYALKAFKLNSIDYLLKPIDEDDLEVAVTKFKTRIPKLNSETQNLQADFEEIRRMLSNPFEKNFKKRFTVKIGQHLKVITTEEIECFFSENKGTYIHTFDNRNYLIDSTLEVLEQELDMKDFFRVSRKYIVPLTAIKEIQVYTNSRLKVILPTYKEDEVIVSREKVQDFKAWLG